Genomic segment of Oncorhynchus tshawytscha isolate Ot180627B linkage group LG13, Otsh_v2.0, whole genome shotgun sequence:
TATCAGACACTATGAATTGGTTAATAGGGTCACAAATAGCTGGATAACTGATTACAGGAGAAAATGCTAAACATTTTTCTTTAATGTTTTGTTTAGAAGAAAAAACTATCAGACACTATGAATTGGTTAATAGGGTCACCAGCTAGAACAACAATGCAAATAGTTTGTTTCTTCATGCAGCTCACACCCTTCCCAGTTTGTGTGAAATTCCCTTATTCATATTTTAAGACCATCACATAATTTCAATACATGTCCTTTTAATTTGACAGGTTATATGAGGACAGAGATATGTTCGCAATAGGTGAGGTGATGCACATTTTCAGTCTGGGAACACATAAAACGTAAAAAGAAACACAATTCATGTTTTATTGAATATTTTCTCATTTTAGGCTACTTTTTGTTACAGCTTCAATGTTATGATAAAGGTATATTGGTATTCTGGGATCTGGTATTGCTTTGAGTTATTAGAGTATACTACAAAACAGTTTGGAGATCTTGGAGTGTCTGATGCTGAAAAAGGGAGCTCAAATAATTGATCCGCAAAAAAAGCTTGCATTTGAAATAAATGTACATCATATTTTCCTTTTGAAGTAAACCTACAATGTACATTGCAACATTCATTTCTAATTCCACAATGGCTAAAGCTACTGATTAGATTTGCAATTCATAAATGAAACCAGTCCTTCCATTACAGTGAATATTTAATTCTTCACTTTTAAAAATACAATAGTATCAAATAACATTTTCAGGCACGTTTCAGTCCATAAATAAGACTATCATCACAAGTATGCCTCTTGTTATTGTTCTCATTTGGATTAGGTTTAATGTCAAGGTGCATCAAATACATTACACTAAATAATCAATATCAATGGACTTGATACAAGTTCTGATTGAAGCTGGAAGTCATGTATTAAAATAACTTTGAGAGAAAAGTCGCAGTGaggtcaaaaacgtgattttccgGTGTCTaatatatattttcacactatgaggttggaataatactgtgaaattgtgaaaatcaTGATAATGCTTTtaatgtaagagctgtttgaaaagactgcctgaaattggCCATGTTGACAGGGTTCCCCAACCCCTCCCAGTTTTTGACTAGTCATTCAGTACAGCATCATTTTCATTCAATTGAATGTTCCAGAACGTAAAAATGTACTGAACGCAGCACaaattccaaacctctctgccaataacagctcattttcagttttcccctccccactcccaaacagtcctagcaaaattattgcttaAGACAGGAAACAAATTACAAGCAAAACATGCCAAATTGCAGTACTGCCAAGATGTAGTAATACAATTCCAAGATACAAATTAAGTGATGGATGATGTGGGATGAATCTCTTGTGAGATTTCAAATGTAGACTTCATTACCATATTGCACTTACACACTACAGTACCTCTCATCTTCAGCAAAGCTAAAGCAAAGTAAAACACATTCACTGGCCTAAATTAAAGCAGCCATGTGTATCCACGACTATGCAAACAGCTGTGCAAATGGAGTTCTACAAAGCCCCTGTTTAAAACAAGTCTTCAATATAGAAATGAAGTCACCAAAATATCCAATATGTTTAGGAAAAGGAACATTTAGAAAAGAGGAGATATTTGGATAAAGCCTTTGCTTGACCAGCTTCCACATAAATGTGTATGAGTTAAGAAAACATACATTTAAACATAATTTGGGGAAGTTAGAGTGGATGATTGCTGGCGAATTGGAATCTCTCTTCTTGACTAGTGAAAATGCTAAGGTTTGTCAAAATTCTCTAGATTGTAGACTTTAAAATATATCTGATTAAAACATCAGATTATTCACTTCTGTACATTAAAACATTTGGACATGACAAAATTAAACTGAAGAGAGAAGTTGGAATAAAAAACAAACACCTTTTTTTCCCACAATACATTCTCAAAATGACAAGTCCCTCATAAATGTAAGCACCCATATATTTTTATTCAACACTCTTAGAAAGAAAAAGTTTATATCCAGAACCTGAAACaattcttcagctgtccccataggataaccctttgaataacctttttttttggtttcaggtagaaccatttttaggttccatgtagaacccttttcagagggttctacatggaaaaaaacatattttacctgaaaccaaaaatgattctacctggatcctaaaagggttctcctatggggacaactgaagaacccttttggaaccatttttcctaagagtgtatgCTCTCCTCTGTCAGATTGAAGCTTCAAGAGCACTCAGTTGTGCTGGAACTTGTTTGAGAGTCCGTTAAGCAAAACACCCTTCTGTGCGGAAGTGGGAAGCTGCTCTGAGGGGGATGGTCCTTGAGGTTCAGGACGCCCATGGTCTGAGGGCTGAGGGTTGGATGTGTCACTAGTTGAGTTCTCATCCCTGGAGGGTGATTCATTCTGGACCTCCAACAGAGAGACTGTCCAGGAGGGAGATGTAGGCTGTGAGGGGTAGGCCTTGCATGAGCATTGCTGGTGTCCTTGGGTTTGGACCTGTTCCACTCCTCTCAAGATGCGCACCAGGGAGTTGTGGACCTGCTGGCTGATAGGAGTGTTACTGTCATCGGGTTCGGCCTTGACCTGGCGGCCTGTGGAGAAGTTGGAGAGCTGCTCCAGGACCTCTATCTGTCGGTCCATCATACCCAGCATGCTGCAGTGGAAGGCCCTTTGCTCAGCGAGTTGTTCCCCTAGCTGATGGTTCAGGATGGTGAGCTGCTGGAGGATCAGGGTGCTGGTGTCCTCACAAGTGCCTGCGGAGAAATGAACAGCAGGACAACTTGTATTTGTTTTAGGTTATCGCTGTAATATTTATTATCCAAAGTTTTAAACAATTGATAAGTACAAAGTAAAATTCCAACAGATGAATTACATATTAGTTAAAAAGAACACATTAATTACGTAGAATATAGATGGTCATGTAGCCACTCAGTTATAAAAGCACTCACCAGTTTGTTCTTGTGGACTGCAACCAGTGGTGTCCCTAGCTCCCTCACCATCATGTAAAGAGGGTACTGAATGTGGCTCTCTCTTCACTGG
This window contains:
- the LOC112265106 gene encoding uncharacterized protein LOC112265106, producing MDLSERRPNKWWTESDTFAMLALIEQLDLVHELDKKRQRNDSHFRRLRYSLAKRDIHFTVNQIRNRWKSLKHKYRKIKMAGYRSAAARLSTIESFRYFRMLDRMLARRARVGAPVQGIADGHNMVVLTPSDLEDHTDGDVAQPESAAPWQDSLAPALEGEADETNAIPIEVNASTPGWALKSDEIMTLGLSGEYLYPVKREPHSVPSLHDGEGARDTTGCSPQEQTGTCEDTSTLILQQLTILNHQLGEQLAEQRAFHCSMLGMMDRQIEVLEQLSNFSTGRQVKAEPDDSNTPISQQVHNSLVRILRGVEQVQTQGHQQCSCKAYPSQPTSPSWTVSLLEVQNESPSRDENSTSDTSNPQPSDHGRPEPQGPSPSEQLPTSAQKGVLLNGLSNKFQHN